In one window of Kitasatospora sp. MMS16-BH015 DNA:
- a CDS encoding YggT family protein, which produces MGIVRDVLFWALTAFLLVLLFRLVMDWVFQFARSWRPQRAMVMVLEATYTVTDPPLKLLRRFIPPLRLGGVALDLSFFVLMIIVFVLRSLVLTLPS; this is translated from the coding sequence ATGGGGATCGTGAGGGACGTGCTCTTCTGGGCACTCACGGCTTTCCTGCTGGTCCTGCTCTTCCGGCTCGTCATGGACTGGGTCTTCCAGTTCGCACGGTCCTGGCGTCCGCAGCGGGCCATGGTCATGGTCCTGGAAGCCACCTACACTGTCACGGACCCGCCGCTCAAGCTTCTTCGGCGCTTCATCCCGCCGTTGCGACTCGGGGGCGTGGCACTCGACCTGTCCTTCTTCGTACTGATGATCATTGTGTTTGTCCTGAGATCGCTCGTGCTGACTCTGCCGTCTTGA
- a CDS encoding LuxR C-terminal-related transcriptional regulator yields the protein MTVDGAVAHRRTAGLIERCYAGLDATELRTETLRRLRTVLPVDAAFFATVDPATVLFTSALAEEPLRAATPLFLANEYDRADVNKFTALAGAADPVGSLDHATRGERRASPRYQEIMAGLGLGDELRAALTTGPDCWGVLCLHRADSALGFTEEEIALVRALAPHLGEGLRRAVATGPAAPADPAGEPGIIVLDDRLAVLSVSPEAARWAAELAEPAEGGLPVAVRAVAARLRRLAHPDAAGLPPPTLRLRAASGRWLTVHATHLPGPDGHRMGVVIGPAPAAQVSSLLLTAHGLTEAQTRVAALVARGSSTRQIVDELHISANTVQEHLTAIFDKFAVHSCRELVAALLAPRP from the coding sequence GTGACCGTGGACGGAGCCGTCGCGCACCGCAGGACGGCCGGCCTGATCGAGCGCTGCTACGCCGGGCTGGACGCCACCGAGCTGCGCACCGAGACGCTCCGGCGCCTGCGCACCGTCCTACCGGTCGACGCCGCCTTCTTCGCCACCGTTGACCCGGCGACCGTGCTCTTCACCTCGGCCCTGGCCGAGGAGCCGCTGCGGGCGGCCACCCCGCTCTTCCTGGCGAACGAGTACGACCGCGCCGACGTCAACAAGTTCACCGCGCTGGCGGGCGCCGCCGACCCGGTCGGCTCGCTCGACCACGCGACCCGGGGCGAGCGGCGGGCCAGCCCCCGGTACCAGGAGATCATGGCCGGCCTCGGGCTCGGCGACGAGCTGCGGGCCGCCCTCACCACCGGGCCGGACTGCTGGGGCGTGCTCTGCCTGCACCGGGCCGACTCCGCGCTCGGCTTCACCGAGGAGGAGATCGCCCTTGTCCGTGCCCTCGCCCCCCACCTGGGCGAGGGCCTGCGCCGGGCCGTCGCCACCGGGCCCGCCGCACCGGCGGACCCGGCCGGCGAGCCCGGCATCATCGTGCTCGACGACCGGCTGGCCGTCCTCTCGGTCAGCCCGGAGGCCGCCCGGTGGGCGGCCGAACTCGCCGAGCCCGCCGAGGGCGGACTCCCGGTCGCCGTCCGCGCGGTGGCCGCCCGCCTGCGCCGCCTCGCCCACCCCGACGCGGCCGGCCTGCCGCCACCGACGCTGCGCCTGCGAGCCGCCTCCGGCCGCTGGCTCACCGTCCACGCCACCCACCTCCCGGGCCCCGACGGCCACCGCATGGGCGTGGTGATCGGCCCCGCACCCGCCGCCCAGGTCAGCTCCCTCCTCCTCACCGCCCACGGCCTCACCGAGGCCCAGACCAGAGTCGCCGCCCTCGTCGCCCGCGGCAGCTCCACCCGCCAGATCGTCGACGAGCTCCACATCTCCGCCAACACCGTCCAGGAACACCTGACCGCGATCTTCGACAAGTTCGCCGTCCACAGCTGCCGCGAACTGGTCGCCGCCCTGCTCGCCCCCCGACCCTGA
- a CDS encoding TraR/DksA family transcriptional regulator has protein sequence MSTTRRKTGTTGRVAATSRTHTSAGTGARGGAESVDPAELPVQAGEEPWTAAEVAELHAELVGDVAQLTAEIDASEAAITGLMRDSNDGAGDDQVDAGTKNINRESEVALANNARDALAQTERALARLESASFGLCESCGKAVGKARLQAFPRATLCVPCKSKQERH, from the coding sequence GTGAGCACTACACGGCGTAAGACCGGCACCACCGGGCGGGTGGCGGCCACCAGCCGCACCCACACCAGCGCGGGCACCGGCGCGAGGGGCGGGGCCGAGTCGGTGGACCCGGCGGAGCTGCCCGTCCAAGCAGGGGAGGAGCCCTGGACGGCGGCCGAGGTGGCCGAGCTGCACGCCGAGCTGGTCGGCGACGTGGCGCAGCTCACGGCTGAGATCGACGCCTCCGAGGCGGCCATCACCGGCCTGATGCGGGACTCCAACGACGGGGCCGGCGACGACCAGGTCGACGCGGGCACCAAGAACATCAACCGGGAGAGCGAGGTCGCCCTCGCCAACAACGCCCGGGACGCGCTGGCCCAGACCGAGCGCGCGCTGGCCCGGCTGGAGAGCGCGAGCTTCGGCCTCTGCGAGTCCTGCGGCAAGGCGGTGGGCAAGGCCCGGCTGCAGGCCTTCCCCCGGGCGACGCTCTGTGTGCCGTGCAAGTCCAAGCAGGAGCGCCACTGA
- the lspA gene encoding signal peptidase II has protein sequence MAAERIISTPGSPQTQDDAVPTPVSENDVSSAPVKRRRVGVLLVIAILAYLIDLGSKLLVVARLEGKQPIEVIGDVVTLQVIRNAGAAFGMGQAMTIVFTMIAAAVIVVIWRIARRLYSLPWAIALGLLLGGAFGNLTDRLFRAPGIFRGHVVDFISVQHFAVFNLADSAIVCGGILVVLLSFRGSNPDGSTHQAPKADAGE, from the coding sequence ATGGCAGCGGAGCGGATCATCAGTACGCCAGGTTCCCCCCAGACCCAGGACGACGCCGTCCCGACTCCGGTTTCGGAGAATGACGTGAGCTCCGCCCCCGTGAAGCGCCGCCGGGTCGGCGTCCTGCTGGTGATCGCGATCCTCGCCTACCTGATCGACCTCGGCAGCAAGCTGCTGGTGGTCGCCCGTCTGGAGGGCAAGCAGCCGATCGAGGTGATCGGCGACGTGGTGACCCTCCAGGTGATCCGCAACGCCGGGGCCGCCTTCGGCATGGGCCAGGCGATGACCATCGTCTTCACCATGATCGCGGCCGCCGTGATCGTGGTGATCTGGCGGATCGCCCGCCGCCTCTACAGCCTGCCCTGGGCGATCGCGCTCGGCCTGCTGCTCGGCGGGGCCTTCGGCAACCTCACCGACCGCCTCTTCCGCGCCCCCGGGATCTTCCGCGGCCACGTGGTGGACTTCATCTCGGTGCAGCACTTCGCCGTCTTCAACCTGGCCGATTCGGCCATCGTCTGCGGCGGCATCCTGGTCGTCCTGCTCTCCTTCCGGGGCAGCAACCCGGACGGCTCCACCCACCAGGCGCCCAAGGCGGACGCCGGGGAGTGA
- a CDS encoding DivIVA domain-containing protein codes for MPLTPEDVRNKQFTTVRLREGYDEDEVDAFLDEVEAELTRLLRENEDLRAKLAAATRAAAQNQANMRKEQQPQDARPGAPVPAAISGPPVPGQQGPGQQMGQQQLGGPQQMGQQQQMGNQPLGLPSGAPQLPAGPGQQMGQQQMPQQMGQTMGGQQQLVQPMGGQMLQPMGGPMGQQQMPQQMGQTMGGQQQLQPMGGPMQQQLGGPMQQPMQQQQPGGDSAARVLALAQQTADQAISEARSEANKIVGEARSRAEGLERDARAKADALERDAQEKHRVAMGSLESARATLERKVEDLRAFEREYRTRLKSYLETQLRQLESQADDSLAPPRIPATASLPPAASSMAPAGSSAMSSQPSFGGQQSFGGGTSSPSFGGNTPSFGGQSGGFGSQPNGGSASQMAPVGMTQPMAAVRPQPPQPMQQAPAPMRGFLIDEDGDN; via the coding sequence ATGCCATTGACCCCCGAGGACGTTCGGAACAAGCAGTTCACGACCGTCCGCCTGCGTGAAGGCTACGACGAGGATGAGGTCGATGCCTTCCTCGACGAGGTCGAAGCCGAGCTGACGCGCCTCCTGCGCGAGAACGAGGACCTGCGGGCCAAGCTGGCCGCCGCGACTCGTGCCGCCGCGCAGAACCAGGCCAACATGCGCAAGGAGCAGCAGCCGCAGGACGCCCGCCCGGGCGCTCCGGTGCCGGCCGCCATATCCGGTCCTCCGGTGCCGGGCCAGCAGGGCCCCGGCCAGCAGATGGGCCAGCAGCAGCTCGGTGGCCCGCAGCAGATGGGTCAGCAGCAGCAGATGGGCAACCAGCCCCTCGGCCTGCCCTCCGGCGCTCCGCAGCTCCCGGCCGGCCCCGGCCAGCAGATGGGCCAGCAGCAGATGCCGCAGCAGATGGGCCAGACCATGGGCGGCCAGCAGCAGCTGGTGCAGCCGATGGGCGGTCAGATGCTGCAGCCGATGGGCGGCCCGATGGGTCAGCAGCAGATGCCGCAGCAGATGGGCCAGACCATGGGCGGGCAGCAGCAGCTGCAGCCGATGGGCGGCCCGATGCAGCAGCAGCTCGGCGGCCCGATGCAGCAGCCGATGCAGCAGCAGCAGCCCGGTGGCGACAGCGCGGCCCGCGTGCTCGCCCTCGCCCAGCAGACCGCCGACCAGGCGATCTCCGAGGCCCGGTCCGAGGCCAACAAGATCGTCGGCGAGGCGCGCAGCCGGGCCGAGGGTCTGGAGCGGGACGCCCGCGCCAAGGCCGACGCGCTGGAGCGGGACGCGCAGGAGAAGCACCGCGTGGCGATGGGCTCGCTGGAGTCCGCCCGCGCGACGCTGGAGCGCAAGGTCGAGGACCTGCGCGCCTTCGAGCGCGAGTACCGCACCCGCCTGAAGTCCTACCTGGAGACCCAGCTGCGTCAGCTGGAGTCGCAGGCCGACGACTCGCTGGCCCCGCCGCGGATCCCGGCCACCGCCTCCCTGCCGCCGGCCGCCTCCTCGATGGCGCCCGCCGGTTCCTCCGCGATGAGCAGCCAGCCCTCCTTCGGCGGCCAGCAGTCCTTCGGCGGCGGCACCAGCAGCCCGTCCTTCGGCGGCAACACCCCGTCGTTCGGCGGCCAGTCGGGCGGCTTCGGCTCCCAGCCGAACGGTGGCTCGGCCTCCCAGATGGCCCCGGTCGGCATGACCCAGCCGATGGCCGCGGTCCGCCCGCAGCCGCCGCAGCCGATGCAGCAGGCTCCGGCCCCGATGCGCGGCTTCCTCATCGACGAGGACGGCGACAACTAA
- the ileS gene encoding isoleucine--tRNA ligase — MRTYNPVPAQVDLPALEHQILSFWKDQQVFQRSLEQSEGRPEWVFYEGPPTANGMPGAHHIEARVFKDVFPRFRTMKGYHVARKAGWDCHGLPVELAVEKELGFSGKQDIEKYGIAEFNAKCRESVTRYTDAFVELTERMGYWVDLDDAYRTMDPSYVQSVWWSLKQIFDKGLLVQDHRVAPWCPRCGTGLSDHELAQGYETVVDPSVFVRFPLTSGPLAGTAALLVWTTTPWTLVSNTAAAVHPEVTYVVATDGTERLVVAEPLVGKALGEGWETTGESFTGAEMERWAYRRPFELVAIEDAHYVLNADYVTTEDGTGIVHQAPAFGADDLATCRKYGLPVVNPVEADGTFAAEVPLVGGVFFKKADETLVAELKASGLLFKHVPYEHSYPHCWRCHTALLYYAQPSWYVRTTAVKDAMIRENEATNWHPETVKHGRFGDWLNNNIDWALSRNRYWGTPLPIWRCDEGHLTCVGSLAELSELTGTDQSGLDPHRPYIDEVTFDCRECAGTAVRVPEVIDAWYDSGSMPFAQYGYPYQNKELFEKRYPAQFISEAIDQTRGWFYTLMAVGTLVFDKSSYENVVCLGHILAEDGRKMSKHLGNILQPIPLMDQHGADAVRWFMAAGGSPWSARRVGHGTIQEVVRKTLLTYWNTVAFQALYARTTGWAPSASDPAPADRPQLDRWVLSELNTLVREVDAALEAYDTLRAGKLLSGFVDDLSNWYVRRGRRRFWQGDAAALATLHEALEKVTRLMAPLTPFITERVWQDLVVPVAPDAPLSVHLASWPVADETLIDTDLSRHMALVRRLVELGRSTRAESGVKTRQPLSRALIAAQGWEELPADLRAQIAEELNVSVLESLATVGGSLVDTTAKANFRALGKRFGKGVQDVAKVVAAADAAALAADLRATGTATVLLDGSEIALSPEEVIITETPREGWAVANEAGATVALDLEITPELKRLGVARDAIRQIQEARKNSGLDVADRIVLRWRSTAEETAEAIAEHGHLVAEEVLATDFAAGAADWESETFTDEGLGLSFQLRKA; from the coding sequence ATGCGTACCTACAACCCCGTCCCCGCGCAGGTCGACCTGCCCGCGCTGGAGCACCAGATCCTGAGCTTCTGGAAGGACCAGCAGGTCTTCCAGCGCAGCCTGGAGCAGTCCGAGGGCCGCCCCGAGTGGGTCTTCTACGAGGGCCCGCCCACCGCCAACGGCATGCCGGGCGCCCACCACATCGAGGCCCGCGTCTTCAAGGACGTCTTCCCGCGCTTCCGCACGATGAAGGGCTACCACGTCGCCCGCAAGGCCGGCTGGGACTGCCACGGCCTCCCGGTCGAGCTGGCCGTGGAGAAGGAGCTCGGCTTCTCCGGCAAGCAGGACATCGAGAAGTACGGCATCGCGGAGTTCAACGCCAAGTGCCGCGAATCCGTCACCCGCTACACCGACGCCTTCGTCGAGCTGACCGAGCGGATGGGCTACTGGGTCGACCTGGACGACGCCTACCGCACCATGGACCCGTCCTACGTGCAGTCGGTCTGGTGGTCGCTCAAGCAGATCTTCGACAAGGGCCTGCTGGTCCAGGACCACCGCGTCGCCCCCTGGTGCCCGCGCTGCGGCACCGGCCTCTCCGACCACGAGCTGGCCCAGGGCTACGAGACCGTGGTCGACCCCTCGGTCTTCGTCCGCTTCCCGCTCACCTCGGGCCCGCTGGCCGGCACCGCCGCGCTGCTGGTCTGGACGACCACCCCGTGGACGCTGGTCTCCAACACCGCCGCCGCCGTGCACCCGGAGGTGACCTACGTGGTCGCCACCGACGGCACCGAGCGCCTGGTCGTCGCCGAGCCGCTGGTCGGCAAGGCGCTCGGCGAGGGCTGGGAGACCACCGGCGAGTCCTTCACCGGCGCCGAGATGGAGCGCTGGGCCTACCGCCGCCCGTTCGAGCTGGTCGCCATCGAAGACGCGCACTACGTCCTGAACGCCGACTACGTCACCACCGAGGACGGCACCGGCATCGTCCACCAGGCCCCGGCCTTCGGCGCCGACGACCTCGCGACCTGCCGCAAGTACGGCCTGCCGGTGGTCAACCCGGTCGAGGCCGACGGCACCTTCGCCGCCGAGGTCCCGCTGGTCGGCGGGGTCTTCTTCAAGAAGGCCGACGAGACCCTGGTCGCCGAGCTCAAGGCGAGCGGCCTGCTCTTCAAGCACGTCCCGTACGAGCACAGCTACCCGCACTGCTGGCGCTGCCACACCGCGCTGCTCTACTACGCGCAGCCGTCCTGGTACGTCCGGACCACCGCCGTCAAGGACGCGATGATCCGGGAGAACGAGGCCACCAACTGGCACCCGGAGACGGTCAAGCACGGCCGCTTCGGCGACTGGCTGAACAACAACATCGACTGGGCGCTCTCCCGCAACCGCTACTGGGGCACCCCGCTGCCGATCTGGCGCTGCGACGAGGGCCACCTGACCTGCGTCGGCTCGCTGGCCGAGCTCTCCGAGCTCACCGGCACCGACCAGAGCGGCCTCGACCCGCACCGCCCGTACATCGACGAGGTCACCTTCGACTGCCGCGAGTGCGCCGGCACCGCCGTGCGCGTGCCCGAGGTGATCGACGCCTGGTACGACTCGGGCTCGATGCCCTTCGCCCAGTACGGCTACCCGTACCAGAACAAGGAGCTGTTCGAGAAGCGCTACCCCGCGCAGTTCATCTCCGAGGCGATCGACCAGACCCGCGGCTGGTTCTACACCCTGATGGCCGTCGGCACCCTGGTGTTCGACAAGTCCTCGTACGAGAACGTGGTCTGCCTGGGCCACATCCTCGCCGAGGACGGCCGCAAGATGTCCAAGCACCTGGGCAACATCCTGCAGCCCATCCCGCTGATGGACCAGCACGGCGCCGACGCGGTGCGCTGGTTCATGGCCGCGGGCGGTTCGCCCTGGTCGGCGCGGCGCGTGGGCCACGGCACCATCCAGGAGGTCGTGCGCAAGACGCTGCTGACCTACTGGAACACCGTCGCCTTCCAGGCCCTCTACGCCCGCACCACCGGCTGGGCTCCCTCGGCCTCGGACCCGGCCCCGGCCGACCGTCCGCAGCTGGACCGCTGGGTGCTCTCCGAGCTCAACACGCTGGTGCGCGAGGTGGACGCCGCCCTGGAGGCGTACGACACCCTGCGGGCCGGCAAGCTGCTCTCCGGCTTCGTCGACGACCTCTCCAACTGGTACGTCCGCCGGGGACGGCGCCGCTTCTGGCAGGGCGACGCCGCCGCGCTCGCCACGCTGCACGAGGCGCTGGAGAAGGTCACCCGCCTGATGGCCCCGCTCACCCCGTTCATCACCGAGCGGGTCTGGCAGGACCTGGTCGTCCCGGTCGCCCCGGACGCCCCGCTCTCCGTGCACCTGGCCTCCTGGCCGGTGGCCGACGAGACGCTGATCGACACCGACCTCTCCCGGCACATGGCGCTGGTCCGCCGCCTGGTCGAGCTCGGCCGCTCGACCCGCGCGGAATCGGGTGTGAAGACCCGTCAGCCGCTCTCCCGCGCGCTGATCGCCGCCCAGGGCTGGGAGGAGCTGCCGGCCGACCTGCGGGCGCAGATCGCCGAGGAGCTCAACGTCTCGGTGCTCGAATCCCTGGCCACCGTGGGCGGTTCGCTGGTGGACACCACCGCCAAGGCCAACTTCCGGGCGCTGGGCAAGCGCTTCGGCAAGGGCGTCCAGGACGTGGCCAAGGTGGTCGCCGCCGCCGACGCCGCCGCCCTCGCGGCCGACCTGCGGGCCACCGGCACCGCCACGGTCCTGCTGGACGGCTCGGAGATCGCCCTCTCCCCCGAGGAGGTCATCATCACCGAGACCCCCCGCGAGGGCTGGGCCGTCGCCAACGAGGCCGGCGCCACCGTCGCCCTCGACCTGGAGATCACCCCCGAGCTCAAGCGGCTCGGCGTCGCCCGCGATGCCATCCGCCAGATCCAGGAGGCCCGCAAGAACTCCGGCCTGGACGTCGCCGACCGCATCGTCCTGCGCTGGCGCAGCACGGCCGAGGAGACCGCCGAGGCCATCGCCGAGCACGGCCACCTGGTCGCCGAGGAGGTGCTGGCCACCGACTTCGCCGCCGGCGCGGCCGACTGGGAGTCGGAGACCTTCACCGACGAGGGCCTGGGCCTGAGCTTCCAGCTCCGCAAGGCCTGA
- a CDS encoding ester cyclase yields the protein MDTIDTNKKTVSAFIDALFTEGDLSAVDDYLAEEFVNHDPPLGASADREGMRAAAAMFRAACPDWHSDQHLLIGEDDLVVEHFTASGVHRGTLLGVPATGRTLELAGINIFRVRDGRITERWGRLDELGLLRGLGLVRLP from the coding sequence ATGGACACCATCGACACGAACAAGAAGACCGTGAGCGCGTTCATCGACGCGCTGTTCACCGAGGGAGACCTCAGTGCCGTGGACGACTACCTCGCCGAGGAGTTCGTCAACCACGACCCGCCGCTCGGCGCGAGCGCGGACCGCGAGGGGATGCGGGCCGCCGCCGCGATGTTCCGGGCCGCCTGCCCCGACTGGCACAGCGACCAGCACCTCTTGATCGGCGAGGACGACCTGGTGGTCGAGCACTTCACCGCGAGCGGGGTGCACCGCGGCACCCTGCTCGGCGTCCCCGCGACCGGCCGCACCCTCGAACTGGCCGGCATCAACATCTTCCGCGTCCGCGACGGCCGGATCACCGAGCGCTGGGGGCGGCTCGACGAGCTCGGCCTGCTGCGCGGGCTCGGACTCGTCCGGCTGCCCTGA
- a CDS encoding cell division protein SepF, with translation MAGAMRKMAVYLGLVEDETYDGQGYDPDDDYDTDPEPIRTGRTEDLQRPAPAPAPVAHIAPQPVPAAVPIRSEPPRMAPVSSITPERRHNLEKSAPVIMPKVVNEREPYRITTLHPRTYNEARTIGEQFRGGTPVIMNLTEMDDTDAKRLVDFAAGLVFGLHGSIERVTQKVFLLSPANVDVTAEDKARIAEGGFFNQS, from the coding sequence ATGGCCGGCGCAATGCGCAAGATGGCGGTCTACCTCGGCCTCGTGGAGGACGAGACGTACGACGGCCAGGGGTACGACCCCGACGACGACTACGACACGGACCCCGAGCCGATCCGTACCGGGCGCACCGAGGACCTTCAGCGGCCCGCCCCCGCGCCCGCCCCGGTCGCGCACATCGCTCCGCAGCCCGTCCCGGCCGCCGTGCCGATCCGGTCGGAGCCGCCGCGGATGGCCCCAGTGTCGTCCATCACACCCGAACGCCGCCACAACCTGGAGAAGAGCGCCCCGGTGATCATGCCCAAGGTCGTCAACGAACGTGAGCCTTACCGCATCACCACGCTGCACCCCCGGACCTACAACGAGGCCCGTACCATCGGGGAACAGTTCCGTGGCGGCACCCCTGTGATCATGAATCTGACCGAGATGGACGACACCGACGCGAAGCGACTCGTAGACTTCGCCGCTGGACTCGTCTTCGGTCTGCACGGCAGTATCGAGCGAGTGACGCAGAAGGTGTTCCTGCTGTCGCCTGCTAACGTCGATGTAACGGCGGAGGACAAGGCTCGGATCGCCGAGGGTGGGTTCTTCAACCAGAGCTGA
- a CDS encoding Uma2 family endonuclease, whose amino-acid sequence MDYARMRAIADELMAHAPEDVWATEISGDEIIMMMSPAKRHELIVYRLAKHLDRQLESADTDLIAHGGADVEDPESGIKRRPDVMVFPESALDSSGEALHPREVTAVVEVVSKSNPENDYAGKVRDYPAMGIPYYLIIDPRSGTGLVLSAPHETPEGRRYSTRREFTFGETVEFAGYEVATADFPTY is encoded by the coding sequence GTGGACTACGCCCGCATGCGAGCGATCGCGGACGAGCTCATGGCGCACGCTCCGGAAGACGTGTGGGCCACCGAGATCAGCGGTGACGAGATCATCATGATGATGAGCCCGGCCAAGCGGCACGAGCTCATCGTCTACCGGCTCGCCAAACACCTGGACCGCCAACTGGAGAGTGCGGACACCGACCTCATCGCCCATGGCGGGGCCGACGTGGAGGACCCGGAATCCGGGATCAAGCGCCGTCCGGACGTCATGGTCTTCCCCGAGAGCGCCCTGGATTCCTCGGGCGAGGCACTGCACCCGCGCGAGGTGACGGCGGTGGTGGAGGTCGTCTCCAAGTCGAACCCCGAGAACGACTACGCGGGCAAGGTGCGGGACTACCCGGCAATGGGCATCCCGTACTACCTGATCATCGACCCGCGCTCCGGCACCGGCCTGGTCCTCTCCGCCCCGCACGAGACCCCCGAGGGGCGCCGCTACAGCACCCGGCGGGAGTTCACCTTCGGTGAGACGGTCGAGTTCGCCGGCTACGAGGTCGCCACCGCCGACTTCCCGACGTACTGA